CATTCAGTGACTTCGCATTAGTCAGGGACCTGGCATCAGAACAATGGAAGAGGGGATGGTCAAGGAAGTAGATTTTTGGGAAGAAAAATACCAAACAGCTCAACATCGTTGGGATTTAGGCCAAGCCGCGCCCCCTCTACAGGACTATTGGGTCAGAGAACAAGCTCCTTCCCAAGGTGATCTTGTGGTTTTAGGGTGTGGCCAGGGCCATGACGCGATTTTTTTAGCCCGCCAGGGATTGACTGTGACGGGGGTTGATTTTGCGCCCACAGCGATCGCCGCCGCTAGGGATCTCGCCCAAAAGAACGAGGTTACCCTTACTTTACTCGAAGAAAATATTTTCGATCTGCCAAAAAGTCATAAAAGTCATTTTGATTATCTGTTTGAACATACGTGTTTTTGTGCGATCGCCCCGGAGCAGCGACCAGATTACGTGACCCTTGCGGCGAGTATCCTCAAGCCCGGCGGTAAACTCTACGGCATTTTTTATACTCACAATAGAGAAGGGGGGCCACCTTTTGGTAGTACCCCCCAGGAATTAGTCGACCTATTTTCACCGGCTTTTGAAATATTGAGCCTCGATCCGATCCACAATTCAATTCCCAGTCGCCAGGGCGATGAACATTGGGCGGTCTTTGAGAAAAAATAGACTGATTTTTAGGGCGATCGCCTAGTGCATCACCATGCCCCCATCGACATTGAACGTTTGGCCTGTGATGTAGGCGGCGGCGGGATCAGCGGCGAGGAAGCGCACCATCCCTGCAATTTCTTCCGGCTGACCATAGCGGCCCAGGGGAATGTATTTGAGAATTTCGTCAGCGGCGAGGCCCTCGGTCATATCCGTGGCGATAAACCCAGGGGCAACGGCATTGGCAACAATATTGCGGCTAGCCAGCTCTTTGGCGATCGTTTTCGTAAACCCGATCACCCCAGCTTTGGCGGCGCTGTAGTTGGCTTGGCCTGGGTTTCCCATTAAACCCGCGACGGAGGTAATGTTGATGATCCGGCCCCGGCGCTTTTTCATCATCGGCTTAGTGACGGCCTTGGTGCAGAGAAAAACCCCCGTGAGGTTGAGGTCGATCACCGCTTGCCAATCGTCCAGCTTCA
The nucleotide sequence above comes from [Synechococcus] sp. NIES-970. Encoded proteins:
- a CDS encoding thiopurine S-methyltransferase produces the protein MVKEVDFWEEKYQTAQHRWDLGQAAPPLQDYWVREQAPSQGDLVVLGCGQGHDAIFLARQGLTVTGVDFAPTAIAAARDLAQKNEVTLTLLEENIFDLPKSHKSHFDYLFEHTCFCAIAPEQRPDYVTLAASILKPGGKLYGIFYTHNREGGPPFGSTPQELVDLFSPAFEILSLDPIHNSIPSRQGDEHWAVFEKK
- the fabG gene encoding 3-oxoacyl-(acyl-carrier-protein) reductase: MELLPVAQQRLKDQVVIVTGASRGIGKATAIALASEGAKVVINYARSSGAAEALVAEIQAAAGEAIALQADVSQEDQVADLVEKTLAQWGQIDVLVNNAGITKDTLLMRMKLDDWQAVIDLNLTGVFLCTKAVTKPMMKKRRGRIINITSVAGLMGNPGQANYSAAKAGVIGFTKTIAKELASRNIVANAVAPGFIATDMTEGLAADEILKYIPLGRYGQPEEIAGMVRFLAADPAAAYITGQTFNVDGGMVMH